The segment TATCTAACAGGTTCTCGAGAGAGTCTAAACGCTCCTGCTGGGTATCCAATCGAGCCTGCATCTGAGAAGTCTCTTGGGCCCGTCTAGAAGAGTAAGACGAAGTCGCCCTTGCGACTTCGTTGACAGAACCGATTCCCACCGTCCGGCCCTTCTTTCTTGGAGCgacctacaaaaaataatattaaatagttaatattgttgaaatagtaaaattaatttaaactagcttttaaattttacctccTCGAAGATCCTGTCGACCTCTTCCGTCGTCAATTTGACGGGTAATCCATCCGGAGACTGCTGGGTGAGTTGCGTCTCCCGCTCATCAACCCGAGCAGCCACAGTATTGAAGAGCTTCTCGGATGCAGGATCAACAAAAGTCTCGTCCGGTTTGGCGTGAGTCATCTTGAAAAGGTCGGACAAAGATGGCATGACTCCGGTCTTCTCAAACTacaaaaaccaataataaaatattaaatattgaaattcaaatttattaataaaataaatattacaactaaAACTTACAGCGTCGAGAGGGATCCCGGCATGAGGTTTTTGCCCGGTGGTATGAAGCATAGGCAAATTCCCGTCTTTATCCTTGGTCCTACGAGAAGCCGAGCAGGAGTTGGCCTTCCGGATTGAGCTGGATAGCTTCCAAAAGGCGATGAGGCCATCCCATACATCCTTGGTGACCCCAGTGGGCTTCCCGTCATAGCCGTAGATCTCCCACTTATCCTTCCAAT is part of the Raphanus sativus cultivar WK10039 chromosome 5, ASM80110v3, whole genome shotgun sequence genome and harbors:
- the LOC108858247 gene encoding uncharacterized protein LOC108858247, translating into MLHTTGQKPHAGIPLDAFEKTGVMPSLSDLFKMTHAKPDETFVDPASEKLFNTVAARVDERETQLTQQSPDGLPVKLTTEEVDRIFEEVAPRKKGRTVGIGSVNEVARATSSYSSRRAQETSQMQARLDTQQERLDSLENLLDIMAMGNPTMQRALAARREALGMQQRDPDSTDPVGGGTSGEGPSGTNYFDDVSLP